From a single Sporosarcina oncorhynchi genomic region:
- a CDS encoding carbon starvation CstA family protein, producing the protein MSAIIIALAGMVVFALGYRYYSKFVAVKIFKLDPNYVTPAHRYKDGVDFVPTNKFVLWGHHFTSVAGAAPILGPAIAVYWGWLPALLWVVLGTVFAAGVHDFGTLVLSVRNKGQSVGTLANKLIGQRAKILFLFIILILVLMVNAVFAWVISNLFIKFPASVIPVFIQIPLAIWIGTAVYKRQKKMLVPSLIALGVMYFTAVVSSKVGFLQIDLVQYMGGAEGAGLFGLGSVSTAFFIWIMILMVYVYFASTLPVWRLLQPRDFINSHQLVVGLGILYLGLLFTNPTITAPMTNATSDVSWFPLLFITIACGAISGFHGLVSSGTSSKQLNKETDARFVGYLGAVGEGILALISIIAVITFFPNKDAFLATYSSFGAANGSGLTVFVQGASQLATGLAIPADVATTIVSIIVISFAATTLDTSVRLMRYIIAELGMEYNMPKLAKKHVATSVAVLSSAALVLLPQGPNGFGSGGYLLWPLFGTANQLLAGISLLLIAVWLKRLGRNYLIAVIPMIFLLFMTLLAMFKQVVFEWSWFGSNSNWLLFIFGAIIFVFAIWIILTAFSALSGKNDPKLSTDIDD; encoded by the coding sequence TTGAGTGCAATTATTATTGCATTGGCAGGGATGGTTGTTTTTGCGCTGGGCTATCGGTATTATTCAAAATTTGTTGCTGTAAAGATTTTTAAGCTCGACCCGAATTACGTGACGCCTGCGCATCGATACAAAGATGGCGTCGATTTTGTTCCGACGAACAAGTTTGTACTATGGGGCCACCATTTCACATCAGTTGCTGGTGCAGCACCGATACTAGGTCCTGCAATAGCGGTCTATTGGGGCTGGTTGCCTGCCCTGCTATGGGTTGTGTTAGGAACGGTTTTCGCTGCAGGTGTCCATGATTTCGGGACATTGGTGCTATCCGTACGTAATAAAGGACAGTCGGTCGGTACATTAGCGAATAAGTTAATTGGACAGCGAGCAAAGATTCTGTTTTTATTCATTATCCTCATCCTTGTTTTAATGGTGAATGCCGTATTTGCTTGGGTCATTTCCAACTTGTTCATCAAATTCCCGGCGAGCGTTATCCCAGTCTTCATCCAGATTCCGCTCGCAATTTGGATCGGTACTGCCGTTTATAAGCGCCAAAAGAAGATGCTTGTCCCTTCGCTCATTGCATTGGGGGTCATGTACTTTACAGCAGTCGTCTCCAGTAAAGTGGGTTTTCTGCAGATCGATCTTGTTCAATACATGGGCGGTGCGGAAGGGGCAGGACTATTTGGTCTCGGTTCTGTGTCGACAGCATTTTTCATCTGGATCATGATTTTAATGGTGTATGTCTATTTCGCTTCCACGCTGCCGGTTTGGCGTTTGCTGCAGCCGCGTGATTTCATTAACTCCCATCAGCTGGTTGTCGGTCTTGGTATTCTCTATTTGGGCTTGCTATTTACGAACCCTACAATCACGGCACCTATGACAAATGCCACTTCAGATGTATCGTGGTTTCCGCTTTTATTCATAACGATTGCCTGCGGGGCCATTTCAGGATTCCACGGACTCGTTTCGTCCGGGACTTCATCGAAGCAGTTGAATAAAGAAACGGACGCACGGTTCGTCGGCTATCTTGGCGCAGTAGGTGAAGGAATTCTAGCACTTATTTCAATCATTGCAGTCATCACCTTTTTCCCGAATAAAGATGCATTCCTCGCTACCTATAGCAGTTTTGGTGCAGCGAATGGGTCGGGACTTACTGTGTTTGTGCAAGGAGCGAGCCAATTGGCGACGGGCTTAGCCATCCCTGCCGATGTTGCAACGACAATCGTTTCGATCATTGTTATTAGCTTTGCGGCGACAACATTGGATACATCTGTACGGCTCATGCGCTATATCATTGCTGAACTCGGAATGGAATACAATATGCCGAAACTTGCGAAGAAGCATGTCGCGACATCTGTTGCGGTTCTATCCAGTGCCGCACTTGTTCTCCTTCCACAAGGGCCGAATGGATTCGGATCAGGCGGCTATTTACTATGGCCATTATTCGGAACGGCGAATCAGTTATTGGCAGGAATCAGTTTATTGCTCATTGCGGTATGGCTGAAGCGACTAGGCAGGAATTACTTAATAGCTGTTATTCCAATGATTTTCCTGCTGTTCATGACATTACTTGCCATGTTCAAGCAAGTTGTATTTGAGTGGTCCTGGTTTGGTTCCAATTCGAATTGGCTGCTCTTCATTTTTGGGGCGATCATCTTCGTGTTTGCAATCTGGATTATTTTGACGGCATTTTCCGCCTTGTCGGGCAAAAATGATCCGAAGCTATCAACGGACATCGACGACTAA
- a CDS encoding cory-CC-star protein: MIDSLKKLISYYEEVISLPHRREIAAELRDEEDLFFLLLYSEMIGIPNPAYYYTLELYPYMIEKFHDWHLRMGMEKSPMHGIRCC; encoded by the coding sequence ATGATCGATTCCCTGAAAAAACTGATCTCCTATTATGAAGAAGTTATTAGCTTGCCTCATCGCCGAGAAATTGCTGCGGAGTTACGAGACGAGGAGGACCTGTTTTTCCTTCTTCTTTATTCCGAAATGATCGGTATTCCGAACCCGGCGTACTATTACACATTGGAACTTTATCCGTATATGATCGAAAAATTCCACGACTGGCATTTACGGATGGGCATGGAGAAATCTCCGATGCATGGCATCCGTTGTTGTTGA
- a CDS encoding ArsA family ATPase yields MDVLTKQIIFVGGKGGVGKSTTAAAIAHRLSTSGYRTLLVSTDPAHNVGDIFGRPIGGKPVEVAERLVALEIDPRLETERYITGVKNNIKGVVHSSMMEEVHRQLDTAQASPGADEAALFDKLITIILEERASYDKIVFDTAPTGHTIRLLSLPELMGVWIHGLLEKRKKANTNSSRLLNDGEPIDDPIYEVLAERQRRFAQVRELLMDEQTTGFIFVLNPERLPILETEKAIQLLNRHSLAVKSIVVNKVLPEHVEGEFWTERKAHERKYVEMIEQSFKRQEIHYVPLFQRDIISYKDLAQFSEQLT; encoded by the coding sequence ATGGACGTATTAACGAAACAGATCATATTTGTTGGGGGGAAGGGTGGAGTGGGCAAGTCGACAACGGCGGCAGCCATTGCTCACCGCCTATCCACATCCGGGTACCGAACACTTTTAGTCTCAACGGATCCAGCCCATAACGTCGGCGATATATTCGGTCGACCAATCGGCGGCAAGCCAGTCGAAGTAGCAGAACGGCTAGTCGCGCTTGAAATTGATCCGCGGCTTGAGACGGAACGGTATATCACAGGCGTAAAAAACAACATTAAAGGAGTCGTCCATTCCAGTATGATGGAGGAAGTGCACCGCCAATTGGATACTGCACAAGCTTCTCCCGGGGCGGATGAAGCAGCTCTATTTGATAAACTGATCACCATTATTCTCGAAGAACGCGCTTCCTACGACAAGATCGTCTTTGATACAGCACCTACCGGCCATACGATCCGCTTGTTGTCACTGCCTGAACTGATGGGGGTGTGGATACATGGCTTATTGGAAAAACGGAAAAAGGCAAACACCAATTCTTCGCGCCTGCTCAATGACGGGGAGCCGATTGACGATCCAATATACGAAGTGTTAGCCGAAAGACAACGCCGCTTCGCACAGGTTCGTGAACTATTAATGGATGAACAAACGACAGGTTTTATTTTCGTCTTGAACCCTGAGCGGCTACCCATCTTGGAAACCGAAAAAGCCATTCAATTATTGAACCGCCATTCGCTTGCAGTGAAGTCCATCGTCGTTAATAAAGTACTCCCTGAACACGTGGAGGGCGAGTTTTGGACTGAACGAAAAGCGCATGAGCGAAAGTATGTAGAGATGATCGAGCAGTCATTCAAACGGCAGGAAATTCACTATGTGCCACTATTTCAGAGAGATATTATAAGCTATAAGGATTTGGCTCAGTTTAGTGAGCAATTAACGTGA
- the hutG gene encoding formimidoylglutamase translates to MSESIWSGRIDDTADRSAFRYHQVVELKDVREAKDACAIVGFECEEGVRRNKGRLGAAQAPDALRGEIAKLPWRFPENGRLVDVGNIACVGEALEVAQQQLGVAVSTLLSNRSTPIILGGGHETLYGHYLGVREFLGPDASLGIVNIDAHFDLRPYDEQISSGTMFRQILEQDANVGYFVAGIQRYGNTQELFDRADALGVEYVHEDEMIAGQLEKLMDSLDAFMDKHDAVLLTLCTDVVNAAFAPGVSAPSPFGLEPTTVREIIRKVAGHEKTRSFDICEVNPSLDENGRTVKLGAHFVNEAIAGFMKNS, encoded by the coding sequence ATGAGTGAATCCATTTGGTCAGGCAGGATAGATGATACGGCGGATCGTTCAGCTTTCCGCTACCATCAAGTCGTGGAATTGAAGGATGTACGTGAAGCGAAGGATGCATGTGCGATTGTTGGATTTGAATGTGAGGAAGGGGTCCGACGGAACAAAGGACGGTTAGGTGCTGCACAAGCTCCCGATGCATTACGGGGCGAAATTGCGAAGTTGCCTTGGCGTTTTCCTGAAAACGGACGGCTTGTCGATGTCGGCAATATTGCGTGTGTAGGCGAGGCATTGGAAGTTGCACAGCAACAACTGGGTGTTGCCGTAAGTACGCTGCTTTCAAACAGGTCTACGCCAATCATTTTAGGTGGCGGACACGAAACTTTGTACGGCCATTATTTAGGTGTGCGTGAATTTCTCGGTCCTGACGCTTCTCTCGGAATCGTTAATATCGATGCACATTTCGATTTACGTCCATATGACGAGCAAATTTCCTCGGGTACGATGTTCAGGCAGATTTTAGAACAAGATGCGAATGTGGGGTATTTCGTCGCCGGCATCCAACGGTATGGCAATACGCAGGAACTGTTTGACCGGGCGGATGCACTTGGTGTTGAGTACGTACATGAAGATGAAATGATTGCCGGACAGCTCGAGAAATTGATGGATTCGCTGGATGCGTTCATGGACAAGCATGATGCGGTACTACTTACATTATGCACAGATGTCGTGAATGCGGCGTTTGCGCCGGGTGTAAGTGCCCCCTCTCCATTTGGATTGGAGCCGACGACTGTGCGAGAAATTATAAGGAAAGTCGCCGGACACGAGAAGACGCGTTCATTTGATATTTGCGAAGTGAATCCTTCATTGGATGAAAACGGACGAACGGTGAAGCTCGGCGCTCATTTTGTGAATGAAGCAATTGCGGGGTTTATGAAGAATTCATAA
- a CDS encoding helix-turn-helix transcriptional regulator, with protein sequence MKIVLIIKDPLEAQGVKWLLTSQWTDVQVDIADPAAPSIDAYLYIIDMQLLTAEFELPPHAIWLGISSERTFQTVYKALTLKAEDILFRPFQPDRLIRQIQQIRFRWRNEFAQLNRPVQQRTDIVTYENLLIGETEVQTPVLLSLIAPSRVDELDHLVRELDMHDFPTAYDIFPFSDFVLVVHRLKELKTLQEAYTIFYSQWKLQSDALLTIYLHADESRTNYRALYKKMRRLHERIFYDGYDILSVEQEELHWRDMEPFLSPIEQRKWVEMLEKQQMEDIRKWVEQDFLTVESPYPDPEMVRVRLTSILAQVRRYMTTKALKSYSIEKAYHALFQSVIREPVMYDIIQSFIAFMADLLQASSGEMQQKGSLVDKVRERMNANYWDASWNLAACAEELHIHKSTLSRKYTNEVGKSFSDELLEIRIAEAKRLLKETDLAIGEVSESTGFTHATYFSKRFKEVMHMTPYQFRMS encoded by the coding sequence ATGAAAATCGTGCTAATCATAAAAGACCCCCTTGAAGCACAAGGAGTTAAATGGCTCCTCACCTCACAATGGACGGACGTGCAGGTGGACATTGCCGACCCAGCGGCTCCATCTATAGACGCATATCTCTACATCATCGACATGCAGTTGCTAACCGCGGAATTCGAACTGCCGCCACACGCCATCTGGCTCGGCATCTCATCTGAACGAACATTCCAAACCGTCTACAAAGCGCTAACCTTAAAAGCGGAAGACATCTTATTCCGACCCTTCCAACCGGATAGGCTCATCAGACAAATCCAGCAAATCCGTTTCCGTTGGCGGAACGAATTCGCACAGCTCAACAGACCCGTCCAACAACGTACCGACATCGTGACATACGAAAACCTGCTCATCGGCGAAACGGAAGTTCAAACGCCAGTGCTGTTAAGTTTAATCGCGCCATCACGAGTAGACGAACTCGACCATCTCGTCCGCGAACTGGACATGCATGATTTCCCAACGGCTTACGACATCTTCCCGTTTTCCGACTTTGTGCTCGTCGTCCATAGATTGAAAGAGCTGAAAACCCTTCAAGAAGCGTATACAATCTTTTATTCACAATGGAAATTGCAATCGGATGCGCTATTGACAATCTATTTACATGCGGATGAAAGCCGTACGAATTACCGCGCTCTCTACAAAAAAATGCGCCGTCTTCATGAACGAATCTTTTATGACGGGTATGATATTTTGTCGGTTGAACAGGAAGAACTTCATTGGCGGGACATGGAGCCGTTTTTGTCACCGATCGAGCAACGGAAATGGGTGGAAATGCTTGAGAAACAGCAAATGGAAGACATCCGCAAGTGGGTGGAACAAGACTTTCTAACCGTTGAATCTCCTTATCCTGATCCCGAAATGGTACGCGTTCGTTTGACGAGTATACTTGCACAAGTTCGGAGATATATGACAACAAAAGCGCTGAAATCGTACTCCATCGAGAAAGCCTATCATGCACTCTTTCAATCGGTCATCCGCGAGCCTGTCATGTACGATATTATCCAGTCTTTCATTGCGTTCATGGCTGATTTGCTTCAAGCGTCTTCTGGAGAAATGCAACAGAAGGGGAGTCTGGTCGATAAAGTGCGGGAACGAATGAACGCGAATTACTGGGATGCCTCCTGGAATTTGGCGGCATGTGCAGAAGAATTGCACATCCATAAAAGTACATTGAGCCGGAAGTATACAAACGAAGTGGGAAAATCTTTCAGCGATGAGCTGTTGGAAATTCGTATTGCAGAAGCGAAGCGGTTATTGAAAGAGACAGATTTGGCAATTGGCGAAGTATCCGAATCTACTGGATTCACCCACGCGACTTATTTTAGCAAACGATTTAAAGAAGTAATGCACATGACACCCTATCAATTCAGGATGAGCTAA
- the hutU gene encoding urocanate hydratase gives MKADTADKVIHYTGTELHTKGWQQEAALRMLMNNLHPDVAEHPDKLVVYGGIGKAARNWESFDAIVRSLKELENDETLLVQSGKPVAIFKSHTDAPRVLIANSNIVPAYANWDTFHELDKKGLMMYGQMTAGSWIYIGSQGIVQGTYETFAELGKQHFGGSLKGTITLTAGLGGMGGAQPLSVTMAGGVCIGIEVDETRIDRRIETRYTDVKTDSLDEAIRLAEEAKAEGKALSIGLLGNAADILPEMIARGFNPDVLTDQTSAHDPLNGYIPSGMSLEEAAELRDSNPEEYVKRSKASMATHVAAMIDMMDKGAVTFDYGNNIRQVAKDEGVERAFDFPGFVPAYIRPQFCEGKGPFRWVALSGNPEDIRKTDEVILREFSYNTHLCNWIKMAQEKIQFQGLPARICWLGYGERARFGKIINDMVASGELSAPIVIGRDHLDSGSVASPNRETEAMKDGSDVVSDWPILNAMINAVGGATWVSVHHGGGVGMGYSQHAGMVIVADGTKEAEARLERVLTTDPGMGIARHVDAGYDLAIQTAKEKGVNIPMMEGDK, from the coding sequence ATGAAAGCGGATACAGCAGATAAGGTTATTCACTATACAGGTACGGAATTGCACACGAAGGGTTGGCAGCAGGAGGCGGCACTTCGGATGTTGATGAACAATTTACATCCGGATGTTGCGGAGCATCCAGATAAGCTCGTCGTTTACGGCGGAATCGGTAAGGCGGCTCGTAACTGGGAGAGTTTTGATGCCATCGTTCGTTCTTTGAAAGAGCTTGAGAATGATGAAACGTTATTAGTTCAATCGGGGAAGCCGGTTGCGATCTTCAAATCTCATACGGATGCACCACGCGTTTTGATTGCGAATTCGAATATTGTACCTGCCTATGCAAACTGGGATACATTCCACGAGCTGGATAAGAAGGGCTTGATGATGTACGGACAGATGACAGCAGGCAGCTGGATTTATATCGGTTCTCAAGGGATTGTTCAAGGGACGTACGAGACATTTGCGGAACTTGGAAAACAGCATTTCGGCGGTTCCCTAAAAGGAACGATTACATTAACGGCTGGTCTAGGCGGCATGGGTGGTGCGCAGCCATTATCCGTAACGATGGCGGGCGGTGTTTGTATCGGTATCGAAGTCGATGAAACACGTATCGATCGCCGTATCGAGACACGCTATACGGATGTTAAAACGGATTCGTTGGATGAAGCAATCCGACTGGCTGAAGAAGCGAAAGCGGAAGGTAAAGCTTTATCGATCGGGTTACTTGGGAATGCGGCGGATATTCTGCCTGAAATGATTGCACGCGGCTTCAATCCGGACGTCTTGACAGATCAGACATCCGCACATGATCCATTAAACGGCTATATACCTTCAGGGATGTCACTAGAAGAAGCAGCTGAATTACGCGATTCTAATCCGGAAGAATATGTAAAACGTTCAAAAGCGTCCATGGCGACACATGTTGCAGCGATGATTGATATGATGGACAAAGGCGCAGTTACATTCGATTATGGGAACAATATTCGCCAAGTCGCAAAAGACGAAGGTGTTGAGCGGGCATTCGATTTCCCTGGATTCGTTCCGGCGTATATCCGTCCGCAGTTCTGCGAAGGGAAAGGGCCGTTCCGCTGGGTAGCGCTATCAGGCAATCCAGAAGATATTCGTAAAACGGATGAAGTGATTTTACGTGAATTTAGCTACAATACGCATTTATGTAATTGGATTAAAATGGCGCAGGAGAAGATTCAGTTCCAAGGATTGCCGGCGCGGATTTGCTGGCTCGGGTACGGTGAACGCGCACGTTTCGGTAAGATCATTAACGATATGGTCGCAAGCGGTGAATTAAGTGCACCGATCGTCATCGGGCGAGATCATCTCGATTCAGGTTCTGTTGCATCGCCAAACCGTGAAACAGAAGCAATGAAAGACGGCTCGGATGTCGTATCGGATTGGCCAATCCTGAATGCGATGATTAATGCGGTCGGTGGAGCAACATGGGTGTCTGTCCATCATGGCGGCGGAGTTGGTATGGGGTATTCACAACATGCTGGTATGGTCATCGTTGCGGACGGCACGAAGGAAGCAGAAGCCCGCCTTGAACGCGTGTTAACGACTGATCCGGGTATGGGTATTGCCCGACACGTCGATGCAGGCTATGATTTGGCCATTCAAACAGCAAAAGAAAAAGGGGTTAACATCCCGATGATGGAAGGTGACAAGTAA
- the hutI gene encoding imidazolonepropionase, which yields MKPLWIQHAAQLATISGNNAPRKREEMSELGIIEDGSVWIEDGVIQAIGTTEELIKQFGDRAEEADIVDATGRLVTPGLVDPHTHVVYGGSREREFEMRLEGATYMDIMNAGGGIHATSRMTREATEDELVEQTSRRLDSFLKHGVTTVEAKSGYGLNWETELKQLRAAKRLNETHPIDLVSTFMGAHAVPLDYKGKEDEYIDSIINDMLPVVAEEKLAVFNDVFCEVGVFTPEQSERILEAGKKLGLTPKIHADEIESYGGAELAAKVGAISAEHLLKASDEGIKAMAEAGVIACLLPATALYLREDAAQGRKMVDEGVAVAISTDCNPGSSPTTSMPLVMNLACISMRLTPAEALVAATMNAACAIGMERKAGSLEVGKQGDVVMWDVKNYQELQYLFGVNHVDKVWKKGEIVVG from the coding sequence TTGAAACCACTTTGGATACAACATGCGGCTCAATTAGCGACAATCTCGGGCAATAATGCGCCGCGTAAACGTGAAGAAATGTCTGAGCTCGGCATCATTGAAGATGGCAGCGTGTGGATTGAAGACGGTGTCATCCAAGCAATCGGTACAACTGAAGAATTGATAAAGCAATTTGGCGACCGTGCGGAGGAAGCGGATATTGTCGATGCGACAGGCCGTTTAGTCACGCCAGGTCTCGTCGATCCGCATACCCATGTCGTGTACGGAGGCAGCCGTGAACGTGAATTTGAAATGCGTTTGGAAGGCGCCACGTATATGGACATTATGAATGCAGGCGGCGGTATTCACGCGACGAGCCGGATGACGCGTGAAGCAACGGAAGATGAACTTGTAGAACAAACATCCCGCAGGCTCGATTCCTTCTTGAAACACGGTGTTACGACTGTTGAAGCAAAAAGCGGCTACGGCTTAAATTGGGAAACAGAATTAAAACAATTGCGTGCAGCGAAGCGGTTGAATGAAACGCATCCAATTGACCTCGTTTCGACGTTCATGGGAGCGCATGCTGTCCCGTTGGACTATAAGGGCAAGGAAGATGAATACATTGATAGCATCATCAATGACATGCTCCCCGTCGTAGCGGAAGAAAAGCTTGCCGTTTTCAATGATGTGTTTTGTGAAGTTGGTGTGTTCACACCTGAACAGTCTGAACGCATTTTGGAAGCAGGGAAGAAGCTAGGCTTGACGCCGAAAATCCATGCGGATGAAATCGAATCATATGGCGGTGCGGAACTTGCCGCTAAAGTCGGTGCCATTTCAGCGGAGCATCTATTGAAAGCATCTGATGAAGGCATCAAGGCAATGGCAGAAGCGGGTGTCATTGCTTGTTTATTGCCAGCAACTGCTTTGTACCTTCGCGAAGACGCGGCACAAGGGCGAAAAATGGTTGATGAAGGAGTCGCAGTTGCGATTTCGACAGATTGTAATCCTGGATCATCACCGACGACTTCCATGCCGCTCGTCATGAACTTAGCATGTATTTCCATGCGATTGACACCTGCAGAAGCGCTCGTTGCAGCGACGATGAATGCAGCATGTGCAATCGGGATGGAGCGTAAAGCCGGTTCACTGGAAGTAGGTAAACAAGGGGATGTCGTCATGTGGGACGTCAAGAATTATCAAGAACTGCAATATTTGTTTGGCGTCAACCATGTCGATAAGGTATGGAAAAAGGGCGAAATAGTTGTAGGGTAA